The genomic window TTTTACAGTTTATAGCAGGAGTCACAGGATCACGGGAgacatgatttttgggtttggagACTTGTTCTGGTGAAATAAATTCCATTTTAGATCTGCTGAACTGCCATGGGCAGAAGTGGACGTATGATGCGAGGAAGCAACTCAGTTTGGCAatcataataacaaataaaggGAAGTAATTGAGGAGCTAGTCAGAGAACAGAACAATAAAGGGAAGCAACTTATCAAGTTAAAATCTTTTGAATCTTCGTGAACAAACATAACAAACTCAAATCATAATACATAATTAGCACACCAGCTATGGACACGATCCAATTCCTTCTACAATCTAACACAAATGAATAACCATTTATTTCTcctattttcttttactttaatagccaaaaataaaaaataaaaacaacccgATTCCTTCTACAATCTAACACAAATCCGAAGCAAATGCAGCCAAGATGGGCTGCACAACTATCACATACATAATAAGCACACCAGCTAAGGATACGCGGCGAATATGCAATCTAAGCATGCTTGCGTGCCAACTCCAGTATAGAATGGCAGAGTTCTGTAGGCGTAGAAAAAACTGGCATATGATCTGCAGGAATCTCCATCACTTCCTTTACCCCATTTTGCTCAATCATCCAGCGCTGAAATGAGGCAGGCATCATTAAATCCTCAGTACAAACAATATAAACTCGCGGCACTGATCCATATCTCTCATCAGTGAACTTCTTTGCCTTGGACAGGCTTTCCACAAACATCGATCCTGGTCTATTTAAGAGCATCTGCAGAGCTAGATCCTGCAAACAAGAACAGTATCATAACTCGTTATTACAATGAAAACTATTCCaggattcataatttttaagaaagatTTGTGTACCTCAGCGGAGGAAAGATGAAAGGGCTTGCACTTCATAAACTCGCATCCCATGTGAACACATGTATGCGGTTCTTCAGGGGTTCCATGGAATGAAAACAGAGTGTCTTGCCACTCTTCTCCCTTGGGACCGATTTCAGCAAACTAACAAAGAGgccaaaatatcattttgatgttagAACATGATTGATAATGACTTTCACATTTGCATGCGGGTGCATTAAAACTTTATCTTGAATTAAACAACAGACTGAAGCTAATCAAGCATTTCGAATACCAATTATCACTTTTAGCCTTTTGGATCTTTCATTAGATCATATATACAAGAGGCCGATCTCCCTCACACTCTTTAATAACTAATGTGAGGGTTGTGATTCCATCTGATTTGATACTGTTCGAATTGATTTCATCAGTGAACTAAGAAAtacttttatgaaaaaagagagTCTCAAGAccttaaaattattctattttcaaaatcagattTCTTCAAACCTAGGGTTATTCATAGCATTTACTGGAATggagaaaccaaacaaaatagaTCAACCCATTTTCGTGCATGATCATCTTAATTAGAAAGGGAAAAAGGggtcttaataataataataataataataataataataacagagaGGTACCTTTTCTAACATATAAGATGGCTGGTGCACGGTATCAGGCAAGATTGCAGTAAGAAAAACTGCAAGAGAAACCTTCTCTGGGAATTTCTCCATAGCAAAAGCCAGATTCAAGCCACCTAAACTGTGCCCCACCAATacaaccttttcattttcaggTAATTTGGCCATGAACTCCATCAAGGGCTCATTATACAGATCAAAAGTGCGAACttcttcaattgtttttgtgttCACCCCTGATGCAGCCATGTCAAGAGCTGTGACACGGTGCCCAGCTTCCTCTAGCCTTGGCTTGATCTTGTACCATATCCAAGCTCCTGCTACTGAACCATGGATCAAAACAAAATGCTGTTTTTGATTGGTGACCTCTCCCATTCTTTTGATGTTGTGGTTTGATACTGATATTTGCTATTGCTCGGTGGAGTATATAGGGAGAGAAGACGATGGTGAAAAGTTGGAAATGTCCGGTCCCAGTGACCTACTTTTCATCAAGAACCTTCCGGGCAATGATGTATTCGTTGACTAGTCATTTATTCTGGTTTTTCCTTGGAGGAATACTAGCCATATCCTTAGTTAATAAAGATCAATTATGGGTAGATTCTGTCCATTTAATATATTCTatataaatttagttttcaCTGTTCATCCCTACGCTGTTTAGTGTGAATTAGAGTAGTGTAATGAAGTTTTTGTCCTAATCAAAGAAATTTGTTAGGCATGCAGTTGGGGGTGAGGTTGTTTTTTCCATGTGATACATTTGATATTGGAAGGATAGTTTGGGACAATTCAAGTTTTTTGGGGTTTGACGCTGATGAAAGGCATGATTGACAGACACATGGTGCTTGGCTGACAAACACCTGATGTTAGGGTTAGACATGTCAGCCAGACCCTATGCGTAAGGGCCAGACCCGTGCGCTTGTGTTTGCAGACCCGCGTCTAGGGTCTGCAAAACCGTGCAGGGGGTGCAGACCCGCTTGCATGGGTCTGCCCAGGTCTGCTGAACCGCACCTGGGTTCTGCAGATCCCCGCAACCATTGAAATAGTTAatgttttatgttgtttttgttgttgttattattgttattgttattgttatttttattataatttttattgttatgatgATTATTCAAGTAAACTTGTGTTAGACATATTTATCAGACAAAGGTAACATGagtcaaaaaacaaaagctaaatggTGTGTAGTTTTCATTGTTCATCCATGTaaacaaaacactgtggattgaaGTAGTGTAATGAAGTGATTGTCCTTGCCAAAGAAACTTGTCAGGCATGGAGTTGGGGTGAGGTTGTCTTTTTCATATGATACATTTGACATTGAAAGGATGGTTGGGGACAATTCAGGTTTTTTGGGGTCTGATCCTGGAGAATGACATGACTGACATACACCTGACACTGGGGTTAAGCATGTCAGTTAGACCgaatttttaaatctaaaacattaaattagatttttatgaagttttttgttataaattatttatacttcatttataaataattttttgacctACGTTACCtgggtctgacaaacatgcCCAACCCAAGTTTACttgaataacaacaacaacaacaacaacaacaacagttataacaaaaataacataaaacattaattatttcaaagggAAGATATGATTTCAATTTTTACGGGGTTTCGAGACTCAAGCGCGCGAGTctgaaacaaatattattactattgaagaaaaaccgtaaatttgatttgaatgaattaaaaactataagaacttgggttAGACAAGttaaatactattattaatattataaatattaataaatttgaaataaatattattac from Populus trichocarpa isolate Nisqually-1 chromosome 5, P.trichocarpa_v4.1, whole genome shotgun sequence includes these protein-coding regions:
- the LOC7492148 gene encoding salicylic acid-binding protein 2 isoform X5, translated to MGEVNNQKQHFVLIHGSVAGAWIWYKVKPRLEEAGHRVTALDMAASGVNTQKIEEVRTFDQYNEPLMEFMAKLPENEKVVLVGHSLGGLNLAFAMEKFPEKVSLAVFLTAILPDTVHQPSYMLEKFAEIGPKGEEWQDTLFSFHGTPEEPHTCVHMGCEFMKCKPFHLSSAEDLALQMLLNRPGSMFVESLSKAKKFTDERYGSVPRVYIVCTEDLMMPASFQRWMIEQNGVKEVMEIPADHMPVFSTPTELCHSILELARKHA
- the LOC7492148 gene encoding salicylic acid-binding protein 2 isoform X3, whose translation is MGEVNNQKQHFVLIHGSVAGAWIWYKIKPRLEEAGHRVTALDMAASGVNTKTIEEVRTFDLYNEPLMEFMAKLPENEKVVLVGHSLGGLNLAFAMEKFPEKVSLAVFLTAILPDTVHQPSYMLEKFAEIGPKGEEWQDTLFSFHGTPEEPHTCVHMGCEFMKCKPFHLSSAEDLALQMLLNRPGSMFVESLSKAKKFTDERYGSVPRVYIVCTEDLMMPASFQRWMIEQNGVKEVMEIPADHMPVFSTPTELCHSILELARKHA
- the LOC7492148 gene encoding salicylic acid-binding protein 2 isoform X2, which encodes MGEVNNQKQHFVLIHGSVAGAWIWYKVKPRLEEAGHRVTALDMAASGVNTQKIEEVRTFDQYNEPLMEFMAKLPENEKVVLVGHSLGGLNLAFAMEKFPEKVSLAVFLTAILPDTVHQPSYMLEKFAEIGPKGEEWQDTLFSFHGTPEEPHTCVHMGCEFMKCKPFHLSSAEDLALQMLLNRPGSMFVESLSKAKKFTDERYGSVPRVYIVCTEDLMMPASFQRWMIEQNGVKEVMEIPADHMPVFSTPTELCHSILELARKHA
- the LOC7492148 gene encoding salicylic acid-binding protein 2 isoform X6, translating into MGEVNNQKKHFVLIHGSVAGAWIWYKIKPRLEEAGHRVTALDMAASGVNTKTIEEVRTFDLYNEPLMEFMAKLPENEKVVLVGHSLGGLNLAFAMEKFPEKVSLAVFLTAILPDTVHQPSYMLEKFAEIGPKGEEWQDTLFSFHGTPEEPHTCVHMGCEFMKCKPFHLSSAEDLALQMLLNRPGSMFVESLSKAKKFTDERYGSVPRVYIVCTEDLMMPASFQRWMIEQNGVKEVMEIPADHMPVFSTPTELCHSILELARKHA
- the LOC7492148 gene encoding salicylic acid-binding protein 2 isoform X8 — encoded protein: MGEVNNQKKHFVLIHGSVAGAWIWYKVKPRLEEAGHRVTALDMAASGVNTKTIEEVRTFDLYNEPLMEFMAKLPENEKVVLVGHSLGGLNLAFAMEKFPEKVSLAVFLTAILPDTVHQPSYMLEKFAEIGPKGEEWQDTLFSFHGTPEEPHTCVHMGCEFMKCKPFHLSSAEDLALQMLLNRPGSMFVESLSKAKKFTDERYGSVPRVYIVCTEDLMMPASFQRWMIEQNGVKEVMEIPADHMPVFSTPTELCHSILELARKHA